A DNA window from Nitratidesulfovibrio sp. contains the following coding sequences:
- a CDS encoding DUF6691 family protein, translated as MDLTYGLVTGILFGIFLQRSEVLRYDKQLGALRLRDMTIVKFMLSTVVVGMVGVYLLVDLELAKLSVKPLVLGGNIFGGLAFGLGWGLLGYCPGTSLGALGEGRWDALWGILGSLCGAALYAEAYPTMKATVLTWGNYGKVTLPQLLGVSHWVLIVPLVAGALLLFRWFERKGL; from the coding sequence ATGGACCTTACCTACGGACTCGTCACGGGCATTCTGTTCGGCATTTTCCTGCAACGCTCCGAAGTGCTGCGCTACGACAAGCAACTGGGCGCGCTGCGCCTGCGCGACATGACCATCGTCAAGTTCATGCTTTCCACCGTGGTTGTGGGCATGGTGGGTGTGTATCTGCTGGTGGACCTGGAACTGGCGAAGCTGTCGGTGAAGCCGCTGGTGCTGGGGGGGAATATCTTCGGCGGGTTGGCCTTCGGCCTTGGCTGGGGGCTGCTGGGCTACTGCCCCGGCACCTCGCTGGGCGCGCTGGGCGAAGGCCGCTGGGATGCCCTGTGGGGCATTCTGGGCAGCCTGTGCGGCGCGGCCCTGTATGCGGAAGCCTACCCGACCATGAAGGCCACCGTGTTGACCTGGGGCAATTACGGCAAGGTCACCCTGCCGCAGTTGCTGGGGGTGAGCCATTGGGTGCTCATCGTGCCGCTGGTGGCGGGCGCGTTGCTGCTGTTCCGGTGGTTCGAGCGCAAGGGGCTGTAA
- a CDS encoding dual CXXC motif small (seleno)protein, with protein sequence MYSTNYGFGQARAAQTTIPCRTCGTALRVERTCHEVFLRCTTCHSTHDVGEYVAQMDEALESFMENVYCDRT encoded by the coding sequence ATGTACAGCACCAACTACGGATTCGGGCAGGCCCGGGCCGCCCAGACCACCATTCCCTGCCGCACCTGCGGCACCGCGCTGCGCGTGGAGCGCACCTGTCACGAGGTGTTCCTGCGCTGCACCACCTGCCATTCCACCCACGACGTGGGCGAATACGTGGCCCAGATGGACGAGGCCCTGGAATCGTTCATGGAAAACGTATACTGCGACCGCACGTAG
- a CDS encoding ferritin → MLSERMNQALNDQVKWEMYSSYLYLSMSAYFADMGLSGFANWMRVQAQEELFHAMKFYDFINERGGRVILQPIDAPPSSWDGVLDAFQKTLEHERHVTARINDLVNVAIEERDHATNIFLQWFVTEQVEEEDGVNDLLHKLRLINGEGQGMLLLDKDLATRVFTMPAAAA, encoded by the coding sequence ATGCTTTCCGAACGTATGAACCAGGCCCTGAACGATCAGGTCAAATGGGAAATGTACTCCAGCTACCTGTACCTCTCCATGTCCGCCTACTTCGCGGACATGGGGCTTTCCGGCTTCGCCAACTGGATGCGGGTGCAGGCGCAGGAAGAACTGTTCCACGCCATGAAGTTCTACGACTTCATCAACGAACGCGGCGGCAGGGTGATCCTGCAACCCATCGACGCGCCGCCCTCGTCGTGGGACGGCGTGCTGGACGCCTTCCAGAAGACCCTGGAGCACGAACGCCACGTCACCGCGCGCATCAACGACCTGGTCAACGTGGCCATCGAAGAGCGCGACCACGCCACCAACATCTTCCTGCAATGGTTCGTCACCGAACAGGTGGAGGAAGAGGACGGCGTGAACGACCTGTTGCACAAGCTGCGGCTCATCAACGGCGAAGGCCAGGGCATGCTGCTGCTGGACAAGGATCTGGCGACGCGGGTGTTTACCATGCCTGCGGCTGCGGCCTAG
- the rsmD gene encoding 16S rRNA (guanine(966)-N(2))-methyltransferase RsmD translates to MRIIAGEYGGRVLKTAEGPGYRPAMSRVREALFSMLESRGVVWPGLRVLDLFAGSGSLAFEALSRGAAEAWFVETAPKAAELIRKNAQTLGIAQQRWQVLQEDCNKLLARRARTTFDVVFIDPPYGAGQLSPTLRNAVRNGWLADGGIVAVEVEARLPLDPEQENAALEPIVDRTYGQTRIVLWTTRENG, encoded by the coding sequence ATGCGCATCATCGCAGGTGAATACGGCGGCCGCGTGCTGAAGACGGCCGAAGGGCCGGGCTACCGGCCCGCCATGAGCAGGGTGCGTGAAGCGCTCTTTTCCATGCTGGAATCGCGCGGGGTGGTCTGGCCCGGCCTGCGCGTGCTGGACCTGTTCGCGGGCAGCGGCAGCCTGGCCTTCGAGGCGCTGAGCCGTGGCGCGGCGGAAGCGTGGTTTGTCGAAACGGCCCCCAAGGCGGCGGAGCTCATCCGCAAGAACGCCCAGACGCTGGGCATCGCCCAGCAACGTTGGCAGGTGTTGCAGGAAGACTGCAACAAGCTGCTGGCGCGCCGGGCGCGCACCACTTTCGACGTGGTGTTCATAGACCCGCCCTACGGTGCGGGCCAGCTGTCGCCCACGCTGCGCAACGCGGTACGCAACGGCTGGCTGGCCGATGGCGGCATCGTGGCCGTAGAGGTAGAGGCGCGCCTGCCGCTGGACCCGGAACAGGAAAACGCGGCGCTGGAACCCATCGTGGACAGGACCTACGGACAGACAAGGATCGTGCTATGGACCACGCGCGAGAACGGGTAG
- the miaA gene encoding tRNA (adenosine(37)-N6)-dimethylallyltransferase MiaA: MSLSGNLANSLTSAAPIRVVCLVGPTGAGKTAAALHLARTFGAGVVNADSRQVYRDFPVITAQPSPEERAVCPHLLYGFLPSTEKISAGVWTDRATAAIEELCRDELRRGKSGHGGLLPLLVGGTGLYLKTLLDGIADIPRVDPAIGARLERECDALGAPALHARLAAIDPDCAARIHPNDRQRTVRALEVHEGTGRTLSWWHARPVPPPRYAALRIGMDMSLDELTPRLDHRIDLMLAAGALDEARAARAVCDDPAAPGWSGIGCAELYRHLAGELPWAEARLLWLRNTRAYAKRQLTWFRADKRIHWIRPDDLDAMTTLVAAFLRGEAAE, from the coding sequence ATGTCCCTCTCCGGTAATCTTGCAAATTCATTGACCAGTGCCGCCCCCATCCGCGTGGTCTGTCTGGTCGGCCCCACGGGGGCGGGCAAGACGGCGGCGGCGCTGCACCTGGCCCGCACGTTCGGGGCCGGGGTGGTCAATGCCGATTCGCGGCAGGTCTACCGCGACTTTCCCGTCATCACCGCGCAGCCCTCGCCAGAGGAGCGCGCGGTGTGTCCGCACCTGCTGTACGGCTTTCTGCCCAGCACGGAAAAGATCAGCGCGGGCGTGTGGACCGACAGGGCCACGGCGGCCATAGAGGAACTTTGTCGGGACGAACTGCGCCGAGGCAAGTCGGGCCACGGCGGGCTGCTGCCCCTGCTGGTGGGCGGCACCGGCCTGTACCTGAAGACCCTGCTGGACGGCATTGCCGACATCCCCCGCGTGGACCCGGCCATCGGCGCGCGGCTGGAGCGCGAATGCGACGCGCTGGGCGCCCCCGCGCTGCACGCCCGGTTGGCGGCCATCGACCCGGACTGCGCAGCGCGCATCCACCCCAACGACAGGCAGCGCACCGTGCGCGCGCTGGAGGTGCACGAGGGCACCGGGCGCACCCTGTCGTGGTGGCATGCCCGGCCCGTGCCGCCGCCGCGCTACGCGGCGCTGCGCATCGGCATGGACATGAGCCTCGACGAACTGACGCCCCGGCTGGACCACCGCATCGACCTGATGCTGGCAGCGGGCGCGCTGGACGAGGCCCGCGCGGCCCGCGCCGTGTGCGACGACCCCGCCGCGCCGGGCTGGTCGGGCATCGGCTGCGCCGAACTGTACCGCCATCTTGCGGGCGAACTGCCCTGGGCCGAGGCCCGGCTGTTGTGGCTGCGCAATACCCGCGCCTACGCCAAGCGGCAGCTGACGTGGTTTCGTGCCGACAAGCGCATCCACTGGATCCGGCCCGACGACCTTGACGCCATGACCACGCTGGTCGCCGCCTTCCTGCGCGGCGAGGCCGCGGAGTAG
- a CDS encoding OmpH family outer membrane protein, which translates to MKRYALVLLALAAMVALAGCNQPKSGGIAVVNTARVYQESEAGKAGVKHLETLHEEMQNQLNQMQESLQKDQSDDNKRKFQEAFADYQKRMGAEQQQVISVLNENLQKVLDSYREKNGLDVIVGNDNVLSAGPSADVTGNIVAELNKMNITFKALEAEAPAKPAEAPKQ; encoded by the coding sequence ATGAAAAGATATGCCCTCGTACTGCTGGCCCTTGCCGCCATGGTGGCGCTTGCCGGGTGCAACCAGCCCAAGTCCGGCGGCATCGCCGTGGTGAACACCGCCCGCGTCTACCAGGAAAGCGAGGCGGGCAAGGCCGGGGTGAAGCACCTTGAAACGCTGCACGAAGAAATGCAGAACCAGCTCAACCAGATGCAGGAATCACTGCAAAAGGACCAGAGCGACGACAACAAGCGCAAGTTCCAGGAAGCCTTTGCCGACTACCAGAAGCGCATGGGCGCCGAACAGCAGCAGGTCATCTCCGTCCTGAACGAGAACCTGCAGAAGGTGCTGGATTCCTACCGCGAAAAGAACGGCCTCGACGTCATCGTGGGCAACGACAACGTGCTCTCCGCAGGCCCCAGCGCCGACGTTACCGGCAACATCGTGGCCGAACTGAACAAGATGAACATCACCTTCAAGGCTCTTGAGGCGGAAGCCCCGGCCAAGCCGGCGGAAGCCCCCAAGCAGTAG
- a CDS encoding YeeE/YedE thiosulfate transporter family protein gives MNALDTVNSGRRPWSPYVGGALSGLLVVASVWVTGKYFGASTTFVRSVGFVERVFSPEHVAALDYFVKEAPKVDWQWMFVAGVFVGALLASLASGTFRWQAVPPGWAERFGPSRLRRGVAAFCGGVLAMFGARLADGCPSGHGLSGSLQLAASGFVALACFFAGGLVTAYILYRGR, from the coding sequence ATGAACGCACTGGATACGGTGAATTCGGGCCGCAGGCCGTGGAGCCCCTATGTGGGCGGCGCGCTGAGCGGTCTTCTGGTGGTGGCGTCGGTGTGGGTGACGGGCAAGTACTTTGGCGCGTCCACCACCTTTGTCCGCTCGGTGGGCTTCGTTGAGCGGGTATTTTCGCCGGAACACGTGGCCGCGCTGGACTACTTCGTCAAGGAAGCGCCCAAGGTGGACTGGCAGTGGATGTTCGTGGCCGGTGTGTTCGTGGGCGCCCTGCTGGCGTCGCTGGCCTCTGGCACCTTCCGCTGGCAGGCGGTGCCGCCGGGCTGGGCGGAACGGTTCGGCCCGTCGCGGTTGCGGCGCGGCGTGGCGGCCTTTTGCGGCGGCGTGCTGGCCATGTTCGGCGCGCGTCTGGCAGACGGCTGCCCCAGCGGGCACGGCCTGAGCGGGTCGTTGCAGCTTGCGGCCAGCGGGTTCGTGGCGCTGGCCTGCTTCTTCGCGGGCGGGCTGGTGACGGCGTACATCCTGTACCGGGGGAGGTAG
- a CDS encoding transporter substrate-binding domain-containing protein: protein MHASRSHPGLPTATGLALAGMLWCLLALPGPVLADEGDTGQTNNPAPRELAILAFHRPPYYTFEQGVAGGFLIDAVRGVLDAAHIPYHVTEMPPKRIVALFQQDSTVHACSPGWYRTREREQFARFSAPIYRNQPPVAVLRADVALRTDGGRGLTGLLATGLRMVLRDGFSYGPALDEALARSRAPVYRSTADNAALLEMLASARYDMTLMEQEEATELLRRSPRLLQALQLVPLTGQDALPGQPQTRHLMCGGGVDEATMRRIDEAIATVLGDMPGDTPEPAPATP from the coding sequence ATGCACGCCAGCCGTTCCCACCCTGGCCTTCCGACGGCCACCGGTCTTGCCCTCGCGGGCATGCTCTGGTGCCTGTTGGCCCTGCCCGGCCCCGTGCTGGCGGATGAGGGCGACACCGGGCAAACCAACAATCCCGCCCCGCGCGAGTTGGCCATCCTCGCCTTCCATCGCCCGCCCTACTACACCTTCGAGCAGGGCGTGGCCGGGGGCTTTCTCATCGATGCCGTGCGGGGCGTGCTGGACGCCGCGCACATTCCCTACCACGTCACGGAAATGCCGCCCAAGCGCATCGTGGCGCTGTTCCAACAGGACTCCACGGTCCATGCCTGCTCGCCCGGCTGGTACCGCACCCGCGAACGCGAACAGTTCGCGCGGTTCAGCGCCCCCATCTACCGCAACCAGCCCCCGGTGGCGGTGCTGCGGGCCGATGTGGCGCTCCGGACGGATGGAGGCAGGGGGCTGACCGGGCTGTTGGCCACCGGGCTGCGCATGGTGCTGCGCGACGGCTTTTCGTACGGCCCGGCCCTGGACGAGGCGCTGGCCCGGTCCCGCGCGCCGGTCTACCGCAGCACGGCGGACAACGCCGCCCTGCTGGAAATGCTGGCCTCCGCCCGTTACGACATGACCCTGATGGAACAGGAAGAGGCCACCGAACTGCTGCGCCGGTCACCCCGGTTGCTCCAGGCGTTGCAACTGGTGCCCCTGACCGGGCAGGACGCGCTGCCGGGTCAGCCCCAGACCCGCCACCTGATGTGCGGGGGCGGCGTGGACGAGGCCACCATGCGGCGCATCGACGAAGCCATCGCCACCGTGCTGGGCGACATGCCGGGTGACACGCCGGAACCAGCCCCCGCCACGCCCTGA
- a CDS encoding phosphoadenosine phosphosulfate reductase family protein produces MSLDAKIDDARQLLREVLTLHGPGRVAVAWTGGKDSTLALALWRGVLRDATPEARPLCLNLDTGCKFPEVLAFRDRLAVEWGVTLHIARPDVAPGYPVAVDRATCCRDLKVAPLQRAVRALDVAVLLTGIRRDEHPDRAARSVREPVTEPPHLRVHPVLDFSEMDVWAATMQLGLPHCELYDRGYRSLGCMPCTLPPEGTQGTGGERAGRAADKEAMLASLHALGYF; encoded by the coding sequence ATGAGCCTTGATGCCAAGATCGACGATGCGCGCCAACTGCTGCGCGAGGTGCTGACCCTGCACGGGCCGGGCCGCGTGGCCGTGGCCTGGACCGGCGGCAAGGATTCCACCCTGGCGCTGGCCCTGTGGCGCGGCGTGCTGCGCGATGCAACGCCCGAGGCGCGCCCGCTGTGCCTGAATCTTGACACGGGCTGCAAGTTTCCTGAAGTGTTAGCCTTTCGCGACAGGCTGGCTGTGGAGTGGGGCGTTACCCTGCACATCGCCCGTCCGGACGTGGCCCCCGGCTATCCCGTGGCGGTGGACCGGGCCACCTGCTGCCGCGACCTGAAGGTGGCGCCGTTGCAGCGCGCAGTGCGTGCGCTGGACGTGGCGGTGCTGCTTACCGGCATCCGCCGCGACGAACATCCCGACAGGGCCGCGCGGTCCGTGCGGGAACCGGTGACGGAGCCGCCCCATCTGCGCGTGCACCCGGTGCTGGACTTCAGCGAGATGGATGTGTGGGCCGCCACCATGCAGCTTGGCCTGCCCCACTGCGAACTGTACGACCGGGGCTACCGTTCGCTGGGCTGCATGCCGTGCACCCTGCCGCCGGAAGGCACGCAGGGCACGGGGGGCGAGCGTGCCGGGCGCGCCGCCGACAAGGAGGCCATGCTGGCCTCGCTGCACGCCCTGGGCTATTTCTGA
- a CDS encoding MBL fold metallo-hydrolase: MNIQFLGAAQTVTGSCYMLEANGTRFAVDCGMHQGNSEIEKRNVNTDIYRPGDIAFFLVTHAHIDHTGLLPRMTREGFKGNIYCTPPTRDLMDIMLQDSAHIQEMEAEWETRKQSRFGKRKPVEPLYTMADAQSAVRRLRPVEYNAPFEPAPGIRVTYKDAGHILGSAFLEIEVTENGTPTRLVFSGDLGRPNQLIVNDPDHPARPDYLFMESTYGDRDHKDSENSRAELAEAIAYSHAHGEKVIIPAFAVERTQQVLYTLHMLWKDGKLPADMPVYIDSPLAIRATEIFRKHPRFYDDDLKAAYARGDDPLSLPNLRYTLSSQESQALNGMKGSAVIISASGMCNAGRIKHHLRHNLWRQGASIVFVGYQGVGTPGRKIVDGAQTIRLFNEDVAVNAKVFTIGGFSAHAGQSHLLDWVGAFQHKDMEVFLVHGEEKAQTTLSEKLHERYGLTVHIPTYMEEVTLKPGRTMLTAPDESRAHPRVDWEFLLGDTEAKVAMLRQRLAGVETRPWVEQVDIRDRVADLNKEILSLLSQV, from the coding sequence ATGAACATACAGTTTCTGGGAGCCGCGCAGACCGTCACCGGCTCGTGCTACATGCTGGAAGCCAACGGCACCCGCTTCGCCGTCGATTGCGGCATGCATCAGGGCAATTCCGAAATCGAAAAGCGCAACGTCAATACAGACATTTACCGCCCCGGCGACATCGCCTTCTTTCTCGTCACCCACGCCCACATCGACCACACCGGCCTTCTGCCGCGCATGACGCGCGAAGGGTTCAAGGGCAACATCTATTGCACCCCGCCCACGCGCGACCTGATGGACATCATGTTGCAGGATTCCGCGCACATCCAGGAAATGGAAGCAGAGTGGGAAACCCGCAAGCAAAGCCGCTTCGGCAAGCGCAAGCCGGTGGAACCCCTGTACACCATGGCCGACGCCCAGAGCGCCGTGCGCAGGCTGCGCCCCGTGGAATACAACGCCCCGTTCGAACCCGCGCCGGGCATTCGCGTTACCTACAAGGACGCCGGGCACATCCTGGGCTCCGCGTTCCTTGAAATAGAGGTGACGGAAAACGGCACCCCCACGCGGCTGGTGTTTTCCGGCGACCTCGGGCGGCCCAACCAGCTCATCGTCAACGACCCCGACCATCCCGCCCGGCCCGACTACCTGTTCATGGAATCCACCTACGGCGACCGAGACCACAAGGATTCCGAGAACAGCCGCGCCGAACTGGCGGAAGCCATCGCCTACAGCCACGCCCACGGCGAAAAGGTGATCATTCCCGCCTTTGCGGTGGAACGCACCCAGCAAGTGCTGTACACCCTGCACATGCTGTGGAAGGACGGCAAACTGCCCGCCGACATGCCGGTGTACATCGACAGCCCGTTGGCCATCCGCGCCACGGAAATCTTTCGCAAGCACCCGCGTTTCTATGATGACGACCTGAAGGCCGCATACGCGCGCGGCGATGACCCGCTGTCCCTGCCCAACCTGCGCTACACCCTGAGCAGTCAGGAATCGCAGGCGCTCAACGGCATGAAGGGTTCGGCGGTGATCATTTCCGCCAGCGGCATGTGCAACGCGGGCCGCATCAAGCATCATCTGCGCCACAACCTGTGGCGGCAGGGGGCGTCCATCGTGTTCGTGGGGTATCAGGGCGTGGGCACGCCGGGCCGCAAGATCGTGGACGGCGCCCAGACCATCCGCCTGTTCAACGAAGACGTGGCAGTGAATGCCAAGGTGTTCACCATTGGCGGCTTTTCGGCCCATGCCGGGCAAAGCCACCTGCTCGACTGGGTGGGGGCCTTCCAGCACAAGGACATGGAAGTGTTTCTGGTGCACGGCGAAGAAAAGGCCCAGACCACCCTTTCGGAAAAGCTGCACGAACGCTACGGTCTTACCGTGCACATTCCCACCTACATGGAAGAGGTAACGCTGAAGCCGGGCCGCACCATGCTGACCGCGCCCGACGAAAGCCGCGCCCACCCGCGCGTGGACTGGGAATTTCTGCTGGGCGACACCGAGGCCAAGGTGGCCATGCTGCGCCAGCGCCTGGCCGGGGTGGAAACGCGCCCATGGGTGGAACAGGTGGACATACGCGACCGGGTGGCCGATCTGAACAAGGAAATATTGAGCCTGTTGTCGCAGGTGTAG
- a CDS encoding transporter substrate-binding domain-containing protein, with product MPPHCARPLCVSPCPRPLVILLLVLAACATLACTGHAAPSAPPPREITVYVYHRPPFFTTTPEGQGGPLVEMTLLALERAGLKPRLVTSSFTEILTIFRAGAPFACAPGVYRTPERDAFARFIGPLYVPLPPAIVVRRADAGLAASARSLDSLLAGGLRVVLGDGYWYGDWLARALERTGSSPTRTRDENALMLRSIAGGTYDITFMSHEEAAHLLRTHPDLGTALTLRPVPGNPKGESRYLMLAGGVDTATAERIESALRDLAETPRYRELVQALRHE from the coding sequence ATGCCCCCGCACTGCGCCCGGCCCCTCTGCGTCAGTCCCTGCCCGCGCCCACTGGTCATCCTGCTGCTTGTGCTGGCCGCCTGTGCCACGCTGGCGTGCACGGGGCATGCCGCCCCCTCCGCCCCGCCCCCGCGCGAAATCACCGTCTATGTCTACCACCGTCCGCCGTTCTTCACGACAACCCCCGAAGGACAAGGCGGGCCGTTGGTGGAGATGACCCTGCTCGCGCTGGAGCGCGCGGGCCTGAAGCCCCGGCTGGTCACCAGTTCCTTCACCGAAATCCTCACCATCTTCCGCGCAGGTGCGCCCTTTGCCTGCGCCCCCGGCGTCTACCGCACGCCGGAGCGGGATGCCTTCGCCCGCTTCATCGGCCCCCTGTATGTTCCGCTGCCGCCAGCCATCGTCGTGCGCCGCGCCGATGCGGGCCTGGCCGCCTCTGCCCGGTCACTCGATTCGCTGCTGGCCGGGGGGCTGCGCGTGGTGCTGGGAGACGGCTACTGGTACGGCGACTGGCTGGCGCGGGCGCTGGAGCGTACCGGCTCCTCGCCCACCCGCACCCGAGACGAAAATGCGCTGATGCTGCGCTCCATAGCGGGCGGCACGTACGACATCACCTTCATGAGCCATGAAGAGGCGGCCCACCTGCTGCGCACCCACCCGGACCTTGGCACGGCCCTGACCCTGCGCCCGGTGCCGGGCAATCCCAAGGGAGAATCGCGCTACCTGATGCTGGCCGGAGGGGTGGACACCGCCACCGCCGAGCGCATCGAGTCCGCCCTGCGCGACCTGGCCGAAACGCCGCGCTACCGTGAACTGGTGCAGGCGCTGCGCCACGAATGA
- a CDS encoding transglycosylase SLT domain-containing protein, with amino-acid sequence MKRKRTAFGGLVAAAALAVGVLGLVAGFVPDAGSPFVRAPLSDRVLRAKPAVERPVAEGEQWRMRAAVNRADDTFAVADDGAFAVASGVAPADMSVVLPASVHAAVAASLAGGGLPGVPGAPGVSGPLVGTAEEFSPSHAVPSVSFAGGGVSVSTVDGHRPVDAMADASPMILLGLDPLRIDGGRAGEPTVVAEPVFYGEALDQAGRPLRWTRGETVRLLARECAATRRSTVAGVRRPVYGGATREVLAATTPEQMLLRARQYRDMVDRYARRYNLSPRLVLAIMHAESGFNPKAVSPAQALGLMQIVPETAGGEVHAYLHGTPGQPPRDALFDPGTNIRYGTVYLHLLSNRHFFDIANPATRELCVIAAYNGGPNALLRVFDADRDKAVALINAMTTQQVYDKLVRHMPADESRKYVDKVLASLENFSAVR; translated from the coding sequence GTGAAGCGCAAACGCACGGCATTCGGCGGCCTGGTGGCCGCAGCTGCACTGGCGGTGGGTGTGCTCGGCCTTGTGGCCGGGTTCGTGCCCGACGCGGGCAGCCCGTTCGTGCGTGCTCCGCTGAGTGACAGGGTATTGCGCGCGAAACCGGCCGTCGAACGCCCGGTGGCGGAGGGCGAGCAATGGCGCATGCGTGCCGCCGTGAACCGCGCCGACGATACGTTTGCCGTGGCCGATGACGGGGCGTTTGCCGTAGCCTCCGGCGTTGCGCCTGCCGACATGTCGGTGGTCCTGCCTGCCTCGGTGCATGCGGCGGTGGCCGCCTCGCTTGCGGGTGGTGGCCTGCCTGGCGTGCCCGGTGCACCCGGTGTGTCCGGTCCCTTGGTCGGCACGGCGGAAGAATTCTCCCCCTCCCATGCCGTGCCCTCGGTCAGCTTTGCCGGGGGCGGCGTGTCCGTGTCCACCGTGGATGGTCACCGTCCCGTGGATGCCATGGCAGACGCCTCGCCCATGATCCTGCTGGGGCTCGACCCCTTGCGCATCGACGGCGGTCGCGCGGGTGAGCCCACCGTGGTGGCCGAACCCGTCTTCTACGGCGAGGCCCTGGATCAGGCCGGGCGCCCGTTGCGCTGGACGCGCGGCGAGACGGTGCGCCTGCTGGCCAGGGAGTGCGCCGCCACCCGCCGTTCGACCGTGGCGGGGGTGCGGCGACCGGTGTACGGCGGTGCCACGCGCGAGGTGCTGGCGGCAACCACGCCCGAGCAGATGCTGCTGCGTGCCCGCCAGTACCGCGACATGGTGGACCGCTACGCCCGGCGCTACAACCTTTCCCCCCGCCTGGTGCTGGCCATCATGCATGCCGAAAGCGGCTTCAATCCCAAGGCGGTCAGCCCGGCGCAGGCCCTGGGGCTGATGCAGATCGTGCCGGAAACCGCCGGGGGCGAAGTGCACGCCTACCTGCACGGCACGCCCGGCCAGCCGCCGCGCGACGCCCTGTTCGACCCCGGCACCAACATCCGCTACGGCACGGTATACCTGCACCTGTTGTCCAACCGGCACTTTTTCGACATCGCAAATCCGGCCACCCGCGAGCTGTGCGTCATTGCCGCCTACAACGGCGGCCCCAACGCCCTGCTGCGCGTGTTCGACGCCGACAGGGACAAGGCCGTGGCCCTGATCAACGCCATGACCACCCAGCAGGTGTACGACAAGCTGGTGCGCCACATGCCCGCCGACGAATCGCGCAAGTACGTGGACAAGGTGCTTGCCTCGCTGGAGAACTTTTCGGCCGTCCGCTAG